The following coding sequences are from one Gossypium raimondii isolate GPD5lz chromosome 4, ASM2569854v1, whole genome shotgun sequence window:
- the LOC105780572 gene encoding transcription factor MYB16 encodes MGRSPCCDKVGLKKGPWTPEEDQKLLAYIEEHGRGSWRSLPAKAGLQRCGKSCRLRWTNYLRPDIKRGKFSLQEEQTIIQLHALLGNRWSAIATHLPKRTDNEIKNYWNTHLKKRLAKMGIDPITHKPKNDALLSTTDGQSKKAANLSHMAQWESARLEAEARLVRESKIRSHSLQHHHHFNPPAFTLESPTSTLSVSENAPPIITGLGVSPMPMIEFVGTTSGSSETAGIVKEEGEQEWKELGSSSNLADYKEGMGNSLSSFTSSLQDMTISIEGGWTPESLRPNNINVNNVGNIMEEGFTNLLLNDSFNRSLSDSGKESDENSGGSGDGSDYYQDNKNYWNSILNLVNSSPSDSPMF; translated from the exons ATGGGGAGATCACCTTGCTGTGACAAAGTAGGGTTGAAGAAAGGACCTTGGACGCCAGAAGAAGACCAGAAACTCTTGGCTTACATTGAAGAACATGGTCGTGGAAGCTGGCGTTCCTTGCCCGCCAAAGCCG gtCTTCAAAGATGTGGGAAAAGTTGCAGGCTCAGATGGACTAATTATCTAAGGCCTGATATTAAGAGAGGAAAATTTAGTTTGCAAGAAGAACAAACTATCATCCAACTTCATGCCCTTTTAGGGAACAG GTGGTCTGCCATTGCCACTCACTTGCCAAAAAGAACAGATAATGAGATAAAAAACTACTGGAACACTCATCTTAAGAAAAGGTTAGCTAAAATGGGGATCGATCCCATCACTCACAAGCCCAAAAACGATGCTTTACTCTCCACTACTGATGGTCAATCCAAGAAAGCAGCCAACCTTAGCCATATGGCTCAATGGGAGAGTGCTAGGCTCGAAGCTGAAGCTCGACTGGTTCGAGAATCAAAGATCCGTTCACATTCACTTCAACATCATCACCACTTCAACCCCCCTGCTTTTACCCTTGAGTCTCCTACATCCACTCTTTCTGTCTCAGAAAATGCACCACCAATCATTACAGGGCTCGGTGTGAGTCCGATGCCCATGATCGAGTTCGTCGGTACCACCTCGGGTTCCTCCGAGACGGCGGGGATCGTTAAAGAAGAAGGTGAACAAGAGTGGAAAGAGCTTGGAAGTTCAAGCAATTTGGCTGATTACAAAGAGGGTATGGGGAATTCTTTGTCATCATTCACATCTAGTCTTCAGGATATGACAATTTCTATTGAAGGAGGATGGACTCCAGAGTCTTTGAGGCCAAACAACATTAATGTTAATAATGTTGGGAATATAATGGAGGAAGGTTTCACTAATCTTCTTCTTAATGATTCCTTCAACCGGAGTTTATCGGATAGCGGCAAAGAATCTGACGAAAACAGCGGAGGCAGCGGGGATGGCAGTGATTACTATCAAGATAACAAGAACTATTGGAACAGTATTCTTAATTTGGTGAATTCTTCCCCATCAGATTCACCAATGttctaa